One region of Salvia miltiorrhiza cultivar Shanhuang (shh) chromosome 3, IMPLAD_Smil_shh, whole genome shotgun sequence genomic DNA includes:
- the LOC131015916 gene encoding uncharacterized protein LOC131015916 isoform X11 — translation MSAQSFAVLPQVDNCNGQVVPVAKLNIKLQVAPIIPHPHVKRKAIANPRALSGQWRKISPQPAISDSIPQQRQSIPASPAPINIPPAPLRVKWKEGRVTW, via the exons ATGTCAGCCCAATCATTTGCAGTTTTACCACAAGTTGATAATTGTAATG GTCAGGTAGTTCCAGTTGCAAAACTAAATATTAAGCTTCAGGTTGCTCCTATTATTCCTCATCCACACGTGAAAAGGAAAGCAATTGCAAATCCCAGAGCACTTTCAGGTCAATGGAGGAAAATCAGTCCACAACCTGCTATTAGTGACTCTATACCTCAACAAAGGCAGAGCATTCCAGCTAGTCCAGCTCCTATTAATATTCCACCTGCGCCTCTTCGTGTAAAATGGAAAG AAGGGCGAGTTACTTGGTAA
- the LOC131015916 gene encoding uncharacterized protein LOC131015916 isoform X9, translating to MSAQSFAVLPQVDNCNGQVVPVAKLNIKLQVAPIIPHPHVKRKAIANPRALSGQWRKISPQPAISDSIPQQRQSIPASPAPINIPPAPLRVKWKEPQTILGL from the exons ATGTCAGCCCAATCATTTGCAGTTTTACCACAAGTTGATAATTGTAATG GTCAGGTAGTTCCAGTTGCAAAACTAAATATTAAGCTTCAGGTTGCTCCTATTATTCCTCATCCACACGTGAAAAGGAAAGCAATTGCAAATCCCAGAGCACTTTCAGGTCAATGGAGGAAAATCAGTCCACAACCTGCTATTAGTGACTCTATACCTCAACAAAGGCAGAGCATTCCAGCTAGTCCAGCTCCTATTAATATTCCACCTGCGCCTCTTCGTGTAAAATGGAAAG AGCCACAAACAATTCTTGGCCTATAG
- the LOC131015916 gene encoding uncharacterized protein LOC131015916 isoform X8 produces MVHISMGCQPNHLQFYHKLIIVVPVAKLNIKLQVAPIIPHPHVKRKAIANPRALSGQWRKISPQPAISDSIPQQRQSIPASPAPINIPPAPLRVKWKEPQTILGL; encoded by the exons GTCCATATTAGCATGGGATGTCAGCCCAATCATTTGCAGTTTTACCACAAGTTGATAATT GTAGTTCCAGTTGCAAAACTAAATATTAAGCTTCAGGTTGCTCCTATTATTCCTCATCCACACGTGAAAAGGAAAGCAATTGCAAATCCCAGAGCACTTTCAGGTCAATGGAGGAAAATCAGTCCACAACCTGCTATTAGTGACTCTATACCTCAACAAAGGCAGAGCATTCCAGCTAGTCCAGCTCCTATTAATATTCCACCTGCGCCTCTTCGTGTAAAATGGAAAG AGCCACAAACAATTCTTGGCCTATAG
- the LOC131015916 gene encoding uncharacterized protein LOC131015916 isoform X10, with translation MSAQSFAVLPQVDNCQVVPVAKLNIKLQVAPIIPHPHVKRKAIANPRALSGQWRKISPQPAISDSIPQQRQSIPASPAPINIPPAPLRVKWKEPQTILGL, from the exons ATGTCAGCCCAATCATTTGCAGTTTTACCACAAGTTGATAATT GTCAGGTAGTTCCAGTTGCAAAACTAAATATTAAGCTTCAGGTTGCTCCTATTATTCCTCATCCACACGTGAAAAGGAAAGCAATTGCAAATCCCAGAGCACTTTCAGGTCAATGGAGGAAAATCAGTCCACAACCTGCTATTAGTGACTCTATACCTCAACAAAGGCAGAGCATTCCAGCTAGTCCAGCTCCTATTAATATTCCACCTGCGCCTCTTCGTGTAAAATGGAAAG AGCCACAAACAATTCTTGGCCTATAG
- the LOC131015916 gene encoding uncharacterized protein LOC131015916 isoform X3, whose translation MVHISMGCQPNHLQFYHKLIIVVPVAKLNIKLQVAPIIPHPHVKRKAIANPRALSGQWRKISPQPAISDSIPQQRQSIPASPAPINIPPAPLRVKWKDMICKKWLCLHQTNTKGLNNCVPYNIGLKTYFIYRRLNNSVCI comes from the exons GTCCATATTAGCATGGGATGTCAGCCCAATCATTTGCAGTTTTACCACAAGTTGATAATT GTAGTTCCAGTTGCAAAACTAAATATTAAGCTTCAGGTTGCTCCTATTATTCCTCATCCACACGTGAAAAGGAAAGCAATTGCAAATCCCAGAGCACTTTCAGGTCAATGGAGGAAAATCAGTCCACAACCTGCTATTAGTGACTCTATACCTCAACAAAGGCAGAGCATTCCAGCTAGTCCAGCTCCTATTAATATTCCACCTGCGCCTCTTCGTGTAAAATGGAAAG ATATGATCTGCAAAAAATGGTTGTGTCTTCATCAGACAAACACAAAGGGACTGAATAACTGTGTGCCTTATAATATAGGGCTTAAAACATATTTCATCTATCGAAGACTAAATAACTCAGTTTGTATTTAG
- the LOC131015916 gene encoding uncharacterized protein LOC131015916 isoform X4 translates to MSAQSFAVLPQVDNCNGQVVPVAKLNIKLQVAPIIPHPHVKRKAIANPRALSGQWRKISPQPAISDSIPQQRQSIPASPAPINIPPAPLRVKWKDMICKKWLCLHQTNTKGLNNCVPYNIGLKTYFIYRRLNNSVCI, encoded by the exons ATGTCAGCCCAATCATTTGCAGTTTTACCACAAGTTGATAATTGTAATG GTCAGGTAGTTCCAGTTGCAAAACTAAATATTAAGCTTCAGGTTGCTCCTATTATTCCTCATCCACACGTGAAAAGGAAAGCAATTGCAAATCCCAGAGCACTTTCAGGTCAATGGAGGAAAATCAGTCCACAACCTGCTATTAGTGACTCTATACCTCAACAAAGGCAGAGCATTCCAGCTAGTCCAGCTCCTATTAATATTCCACCTGCGCCTCTTCGTGTAAAATGGAAAG ATATGATCTGCAAAAAATGGTTGTGTCTTCATCAGACAAACACAAAGGGACTGAATAACTGTGTGCCTTATAATATAGGGCTTAAAACATATTTCATCTATCGAAGACTAAATAACTCAGTTTGTATTTAG
- the LOC131015916 gene encoding uncharacterized protein LOC131015916 isoform X2, translating to MQVHISMGCQPNHLQFYHKLIIVVPVAKLNIKLQVAPIIPHPHVKRKAIANPRALSGQWRKISPQPAISDSIPQQRQSIPASPAPINIPPAPLRVKWKDMICKKWLCLHQTNTKGLNNCVPYNIGLKTYFIYRRLNNSVCI from the exons ATGCAGGTCCATATTAGCATGGGATGTCAGCCCAATCATTTGCAGTTTTACCACAAGTTGATAATT GTAGTTCCAGTTGCAAAACTAAATATTAAGCTTCAGGTTGCTCCTATTATTCCTCATCCACACGTGAAAAGGAAAGCAATTGCAAATCCCAGAGCACTTTCAGGTCAATGGAGGAAAATCAGTCCACAACCTGCTATTAGTGACTCTATACCTCAACAAAGGCAGAGCATTCCAGCTAGTCCAGCTCCTATTAATATTCCACCTGCGCCTCTTCGTGTAAAATGGAAAG ATATGATCTGCAAAAAATGGTTGTGTCTTCATCAGACAAACACAAAGGGACTGAATAACTGTGTGCCTTATAATATAGGGCTTAAAACATATTTCATCTATCGAAGACTAAATAACTCAGTTTGTATTTAG
- the LOC131015916 gene encoding uncharacterized protein LOC131015916 isoform X5 produces the protein MSAQSFAVLPQVDNCQVVPVAKLNIKLQVAPIIPHPHVKRKAIANPRALSGQWRKISPQPAISDSIPQQRQSIPASPAPINIPPAPLRVKWKDMICKKWLCLHQTNTKGLNNCVPYNIGLKTYFIYRRLNNSVCI, from the exons ATGTCAGCCCAATCATTTGCAGTTTTACCACAAGTTGATAATT GTCAGGTAGTTCCAGTTGCAAAACTAAATATTAAGCTTCAGGTTGCTCCTATTATTCCTCATCCACACGTGAAAAGGAAAGCAATTGCAAATCCCAGAGCACTTTCAGGTCAATGGAGGAAAATCAGTCCACAACCTGCTATTAGTGACTCTATACCTCAACAAAGGCAGAGCATTCCAGCTAGTCCAGCTCCTATTAATATTCCACCTGCGCCTCTTCGTGTAAAATGGAAAG ATATGATCTGCAAAAAATGGTTGTGTCTTCATCAGACAAACACAAAGGGACTGAATAACTGTGTGCCTTATAATATAGGGCTTAAAACATATTTCATCTATCGAAGACTAAATAACTCAGTTTGTATTTAG